A window of the Gossypium arboreum isolate Shixiya-1 chromosome 2, ASM2569848v2, whole genome shotgun sequence genome harbors these coding sequences:
- the LOC108481957 gene encoding ABC transporter G family member 35-like isoform X4 yields the protein MDDFERGRIPSKRTEHSSIVRSLSRSSWIMEDVFSGSMQSRRSGAGDEDEEALTWAAIQRLPTYDRLRTSIMQSFMDHEIIGNKVEHRQVDVTKLDMNERQKFIDMLFKVAEEDNEKFLKKLRNRIDKVGITLPTVEVRYQQLTIEANCYTGSRALPSLPNVARNIAESALGMLGIKLAKTTNLTILNEVSGIIKPSRMTLLLGPPSSGKTTLLLALAGKLDQSLRVKGEVTYNGYRLNEFVPKKTSAYISQNDVHVGEMTVKETFDFSARCQGVGTRYDLLSELARREKDAGIFPEADVDLFMKATAMEGVESSLITDYTLKLLGLDICKDIIVGDEMQRGISGGQKKRVTTGEMIVGPTKTLFMDEISTGLDSSTTYQIVKCLQQVVHLTEATILMSLLQPAPETFDLFDDIILLSQGQIVYQGPREHILDFFEACGFKCPERKDTADFLQEVTSKKDQEQYWADRSKPYRYITVSEFANRFKRFHVGMRLDNELSIPFDKSKGHIAALAFQKYSVPKMELLKACWDKEWLLIKRNSFIYVFKTVQIIIMAVVASTVFLQTELNTRSEQDGAIYVGALLFAMIINMFNGFSELSVMITRLPVFYKQRDLLFHPAWTFTLPSFLLKVPISALESVVWMAVTYYTMGFAPEASRFFKHFLLVFLIQQMASGLFRLIAGLCRTMIIANTGGALTLLLVFLLGGFMIPKREIPNWWEWAYWISPLTYSFNAITVNEMFAPRWMNKRASDNVTQLGVQILRNFDVPNDENWYWIGATALFGFAVLFNVLFTFALMYLNPLGKPQAVISEETAEEQEGIEGTKAEPRLRRPKSIAPKRGMVLPFTPLAMSFDTVNYYVDMPLEMKAQGIAEGRLQLLRGVTSVFRPGVLTALMGVSGAGKTTLMDVLAGRKTGGYIEGDIRISGFPKVQETFARISGYCEQNDIHSPQVTVKESLIYSAFLRLPKEISNEEKMIFVDEVIELVELDNLKDAIVGLPGVTGLSTEQRKRLTIAVELVANPSIIFMDEPTSGLDARAAAIVMRTVRNTVDTGRTVVCTIHQPSIDIFEAFDELLLLKIGGQVIYSGPLGKNSSKIIEYFESIPGIPRIKDKYNPATWMLEVSSLAAEARLGIDFAKHYKSSSLYQRKKALVMELKTPPPGAKELYFASQYSQPTWGQFRSCFWKQWWTYWRSPDYNLVRYFFTLVAALMVGTIFWQVGTKRDTSSDLTMIIGAMYAAVFFVGINNCSTVQPIVATERTVFYRERAAGMYSALPYALAQVLCEVPYILFQTTYYTLIVYAMVGFQWTAAKFFGFYFISFFSFLYFTYYGMMTVSITPNHQIAAILAAAFYAVFNLFSGFYIPRPRIPKWWIWYYWICPMAWTVYGLIVSQYGDIEATIKAPGFDPDPSVKSYIKDQYGYDSDFIGPVAGVLVGFVVFFAFMFACCIKKLNFQTR from the exons atggacGATTTTGAAAGAGGTCGAATTCCCAGCAAAAGAACGGAGCATAGTAGCATAGTAAGGAGTCTAAGCAGAAGTAGCTGGATAATGGAAGATGTATTTTCAGGTTCCATGCAATCCAGACGAAGTGGTGCAGGCGATGAAGATGAAGAAGCTCTAACATGGGCAGCCATCCAGAGGTTACCAACGTATGATCGGCTAAGAACCAGCATCATGCAATCGTTCATGGATCATGAAATTATCGGAAACAAGGTGGAACATCGACAAGTAGATGTTACAAAGCTTGACATGAATGAAAGACAAAAATTCATCGACATGCTCTTTAAGGTTGCTGAGGAAGATAATGAAAAGTTCTTGAAGAAGTTGAGAAACAGGATTGATAA GGTTGGTATTACACTACCAACAGTAGAAGTGAGGTATCAGCAGTTGACGATTGAAGCCAATTGCTACACTGGCAGCCGAGCTCTTCCTTCTCTTCCAAACGTTGCTAGAAACATTGCTGAATCGGCTCTTGGCATGCTTGGAATCAAACTTGCGAAAACAACAAATCTCACCATTCTTAATGAAGTCTCGGGGATCATTAAACCATCCAG GATGACACTCCTACTGGGGCCACCTTCTTCAGGGAAAACCACCCTTTTGCTGGCATTGGCTGGCAAGTTGGATCAAAGCTTAAGG GTTAAAGGAGAAGTAACATACAATGGATATAGACTAAATGAATTTGTTCCTAAAAAGACATCTGCATATATCAGCCAAAATGATGTTCATGTTGGAGAAATGACGGTGAAAGAAACCTTTGATTTCTCAGCAAGATGTCAGGGTGTTGGGACTCGATATG aTCTTTTAAGTGAGCTTGCTAGAAGAGAAAAAGATGCAGGAATTTTTCCGGAAGCTGATGTTGATCTTTTCATGAAG GCAACTGCCATGGAAGGAGTTGAAAGTAGCCTTATCACTGATTACACTCTCAAA CTTCTGGGGCTCGACATATGCAAGGATATTATTGTCGGGGATGAAATGCAGCGGGGAATTTCTGGTGGGCAAAAGAAAAGAGTAACAACAG GGGAAATGATTGTTGGTCCAACCAAGACGCTATTCATGGATGAAATATCAACGGGTCTTGATAGTTCCACAACATACCAGATAGTGAAGTGTTTGCAGCAGGTTGTGCACTTAACTGaggccacaatcttgatgtcccTTCTCCAACCAGCTCCCGAGACTTTCGATTTGTTCGACGATATCATCCTCTTGTCCCAAGGCCAAATTGTTTATCAGGGTCCACGTGAGCATATTCTCGACTTCTTCGAGGCTTGTGGGTTCAAATGTCCTGAAAGAAAAGACACTGCTGACTTCTTACAAGAG GTTACTTCAAAGAAGGATCAAGAACAATACTGGGCAGATAGAAGCAAGCCATACAGATACATTACAGTGAGTGAGTTTGCAAACAGGTTCAAGCGCTTCCATGTTGGAATGCGGCTCGATAACGAGCTCTCCATTCCTTTTGACAAGTCGAAGGGACACATAGCAGCATTGGCTTTCCAAAAGTACTCGGTCCCCAAAATGGAACTTCTTAAGGCTTGTTGGGACAAAGAATGGCTATTGATCAAGAGGAATTCATTCATTTACGTGTTCAAGACGGTCCAAATTATCATCATGGCAGTTGTTGCGTCCACGGTGTTTCTGCAGACTGAATTGAACACTAGAAGCGAGCAAGATGGTGCAATCTATGTAGGTGCACTTCTATTTGCAATGATCATTAACATGTTTAATGGTTTCTCCGAACTCTCCGTGATGATCACTAGGCTTCCAGTGTTTTACAAGCAAAGGGACCTTTTATTCCATCCTGCTTGGACTTTCACTCTGCCAAGTTTCTTGCTCAAGGTCCCTATATCGGCTCTCGAATCTGTTGTTTGGATGGCTGTAACATATTACACCATGGGATTTGCACCAGAGGCCAGCAG ATTTTTCAAGCACTTTCTGTTGGTGTTTTTGATACAACAAATGGCATCTGGGCTCTTTAGGCTCATCGCCGGATTATGCAGAACAATGATCATAGCTAACACTGGCGGGGCACTCACGCTTCTCCTTGTGTTCTTGTTGGGGGGCTTCATGATTCCAAAAC GTGAAATTCCAAATTGGTGGGAATGGGCTTACTGGATTTCACCATTGACTTATAGTTTCAATGCCATTACTGTGAATGAAATGTTTGCGCCGAGGTGGATGAACAAACGG GCTTCTGACAATGTCACACAGTTGGGGGTACAAATTCTTAGGAACTTTGATGTCCCAAATGATGAAAACTGGTACTGGATTGGTGCGACTGCTCTTTTCGGGTTCGCAGTGCTCTTTAACGTACTCTTCACCTTTGCCCTCATGTACCTAAACC CCCTTGGAAAGCCGCAAGCCGTAATTTCGGAGGAAACAGCAGAAGAACAGGAGGGAATTGAAGGTACTAAGGCAGAACCAAGGTTAAGGAGACCAAAATCGA TTGCTCCCAAGAGAGGAATGGTTCTTCCTTTCACTCCTCTTGCAATGTCCTTCGACACCGTCAATTACTatgtcgatatgccactg GAAATGAAGGCACAAGGAATTGCCGAAGGCAGATTACAACTACTTCGAGGGGTAACTAGTGTGTTTAGGCCCGGAGTGTTGACTGCATTGATGGGAGTCAGTGGAGCCGGAAAGACAACATTGATGGATGTTTTAGCAGGAAGAAAAACCGGTGGATACATTGAGGGTGATATCAGAATATCCGGTTTCCCTAAGGTACAAGAGACCTTTGCCAGAATTTCTGGATACTGCGAACAAAATGATATTCACTCACCTCAAGTTACTGTCAAAGAATCTTTAATTTACTCGGCTTTCCTACGGCTACCGAAAGAAATCAGCAATGAGGAAAAGATG ATATTTGTGGATGAAGTTATCGAACTGGTCGAACTTGACAACCTTAAAGATGCTATAGTAGGGCTGCCAGGGGTCACCGGGTTGTCGACCGAACAAAGAAAGAGGTTGACAATTGCAGTAGAGCTTGTTGCTAATCCGTCAATCATTTTCATGGATGAACCAACATCCGGCCTAGATGCAAGGGCAGCAGCCATTGTCATGAGGACTGTCCGGAACACGGTGGATACCGGACGAACAGTTGTGTGCACTATTCATCAGCCTAGTATCGATATCTTCGAAGCCTTTGATGAATTACTACTATTGAAAATAGGAGGTCAGGTGATTTACTCCGGACCATTGGGCAAAAATTCTAGCAAGATCATTGAATATTTTGAG TCCATTCCTGGAATCCCCAGAATTAAAGACAAGTACAATCCAGCTACTTGGATGCTAGAAGTGAGCTCCCTAGCTGCTGAAGCTCGACTCGGAATCGACTTTGCCAAACACTATAAATCATCATCTTTATATCA GAGAAAGAAGGCCTTAGTAATGGAGTTAAAAACACCGCCCCCAGGAGCTAAAGAACTTTATTTCGCCTCTCAGTACTCACAACCCACATGGGGTCAATTCAGATCATGCTTTTGGAAACAATGGTGGACTTATTGGAGAAGTCCAGATTATAACCTTGTTAGATACTTCTTCACTTTAGTTGCGGCCCTCATGGTTGGCACTATATTCTGGCAGGTCGGCACTAAAAG GGATACGTCAAGTGATCTTACAATGATAATTGGGGCAATGTATGCCGCAGTCTTTTTTGTCGGCATTAACAACTGCTCAACGGTACAACCGATTGTAGCCACTGAAAGAACGGTGTTCTATCGTGAACGAGCAGCCGGGATGTACTCTGCATTACCATACGCCCTGGCACAG GTATTATGTGAAGTACCCTACATATTATTCCAAACAACATATTATACACTTATAGTGTATGCTATGGTGGGATTTCAATGGACAGCAGCAAAGTTCTTCGGGTTTTATTTCATCAGCTTCTTCTCCTTCCTTTACTTCACTTACTATGGAATGATGACCGTTTCGATCACACCCAACCATCAAATAGCAGCCATATTGGCTGCTGCGTTCTATGCAGTCTTTAATCTTTTCTCTGGCTTCTATATTCCaagaccg AGAATCCCCAAGTGGTGGATCTGGTATTACTGGATTTGCCCTATGGCATGGACCGTTTATGGACTCATAGTGTCTCAATATGGAGATATTGAAGCCACCATTAAAGCACCTGGCTTCGATCCAGACCCTTCTGTTAAATCATATATTAAAGATCAGTACGGCTATGATTCAGACTTCATAGGACCCGTTGCCGGAGTTTTGGTGGGGTTTGTAGTGTTCTTTGCCTTCATGTTTGCCTGCTGCATTAAGAAACTCAACTTCCAGACCAGATAA
- the LOC108481957 gene encoding ABC transporter G family member 35-like isoform X5 translates to MDDFERGRIPSKRTEHSSIVRSLSRSSWIMEDVFSGSMQSRRSGAGDEDEEALTWAAIQRLPTYDRLRTSIMQSFMDHEIIGNKVEHRQVDVTKLDMNERQKFIDMLFKVAEEDNEKFLKKLRNRIDKVGITLPTVEVRYQQLTIEANCYTGSRALPSLPNVARNIAESALGMLGIKLAKTTNLTILNEVSGIIKPSRMTLLLGPPSSGKTTLLLALAGKLDQSLRVKGEVTYNGYRLNEFVPKKTSAYISQNDVHVGEMTVKETFDFSARCQGVGTRYDLLSELARREKDAGIFPEADVDLFMKATAMEGVESSLITDYTLKLLGLDICKDIIVGDEMQRGISGGQKKRVTTGEMIVGPTKTLFMDEISTGLDSSTTYQIVKCLQQVVHLTEATILMSLLQPAPETFDLFDDIILLSQGQIVYQGPREHILDFFEACGFKCPERKDTADFLQEVTSKKDQEQYWADRSKPYRYITVSEFANRFKRFHVGMRLDNELSIPFDKSKGHIAALAFQKYSVPKMELLKACWDKEWLLIKRNSFIYVFKTVQIIIMAVVASTVFLQTELNTRSEQDGAIYVGALLFAMIINMFNGFSELSVMITRLPVFYKQRDLLFHPAWTFTLPSFLLKVPISALESVVWMAVTYYTMGFAPEASRFFKHFLLVFLIQQMASGLFRLIAGLCRTMIIANTGGALTLLLVFLLGGFMIPKREIPNWWEWAYWISPLTYSFNAITVNEMFAPRWMNKRASDNVTQLGVQILRNFDVPNDENWYWIGATALFGFAVLFNVLFTFALMYLNQEIAMQRMSSGTNPNGMSRNESSLDAAIRVAPKRGMVLPFTPLAMSFDTVNYYVDMPLEMKAQGIAEGRLQLLRGVTSVFRPGVLTALMGVSGAGKTTLMDVLAGRKTGGYIEGDIRISGFPKVQETFARISGYCEQNDIHSPQVTVKESLIYSAFLRLPKEISNEEKMIFVDEVIELVELDNLKDAIVGLPGVTGLSTEQRKRLTIAVELVANPSIIFMDEPTSGLDARAAAIVMRTVRNTVDTGRTVVCTIHQPSIDIFEAFDELLLLKIGGQVIYSGPLGKNSSKIIEYFESIPGIPRIKDKYNPATWMLEVSSLAAEARLGIDFAKHYKSSSLYQRKKALVMELKTPPPGAKELYFASQYSQPTWGQFRSCFWKQWWTYWRSPDYNLVRYFFTLVAALMVGTIFWQVGTKRDTSSDLTMIIGAMYAAVFFVGINNCSTVQPIVATERTVFYRERAAGMYSALPYALAQVLCEVPYILFQTTYYTLIVYAMVGFQWTAAKFFGFYFISFFSFLYFTYYGMMTVSITPNHQIAAILAAAFYAVFNLFSGFYIPRPRIPKWWIWYYWICPMAWTVYGLIVSQYGDIEATIKAPGFDPDPSVKSYIKDQYGYDSDFIGPVAGVLVGFVVFFAFMFACCIKKLNFQTR, encoded by the exons atggacGATTTTGAAAGAGGTCGAATTCCCAGCAAAAGAACGGAGCATAGTAGCATAGTAAGGAGTCTAAGCAGAAGTAGCTGGATAATGGAAGATGTATTTTCAGGTTCCATGCAATCCAGACGAAGTGGTGCAGGCGATGAAGATGAAGAAGCTCTAACATGGGCAGCCATCCAGAGGTTACCAACGTATGATCGGCTAAGAACCAGCATCATGCAATCGTTCATGGATCATGAAATTATCGGAAACAAGGTGGAACATCGACAAGTAGATGTTACAAAGCTTGACATGAATGAAAGACAAAAATTCATCGACATGCTCTTTAAGGTTGCTGAGGAAGATAATGAAAAGTTCTTGAAGAAGTTGAGAAACAGGATTGATAA GGTTGGTATTACACTACCAACAGTAGAAGTGAGGTATCAGCAGTTGACGATTGAAGCCAATTGCTACACTGGCAGCCGAGCTCTTCCTTCTCTTCCAAACGTTGCTAGAAACATTGCTGAATCGGCTCTTGGCATGCTTGGAATCAAACTTGCGAAAACAACAAATCTCACCATTCTTAATGAAGTCTCGGGGATCATTAAACCATCCAG GATGACACTCCTACTGGGGCCACCTTCTTCAGGGAAAACCACCCTTTTGCTGGCATTGGCTGGCAAGTTGGATCAAAGCTTAAGG GTTAAAGGAGAAGTAACATACAATGGATATAGACTAAATGAATTTGTTCCTAAAAAGACATCTGCATATATCAGCCAAAATGATGTTCATGTTGGAGAAATGACGGTGAAAGAAACCTTTGATTTCTCAGCAAGATGTCAGGGTGTTGGGACTCGATATG aTCTTTTAAGTGAGCTTGCTAGAAGAGAAAAAGATGCAGGAATTTTTCCGGAAGCTGATGTTGATCTTTTCATGAAG GCAACTGCCATGGAAGGAGTTGAAAGTAGCCTTATCACTGATTACACTCTCAAA CTTCTGGGGCTCGACATATGCAAGGATATTATTGTCGGGGATGAAATGCAGCGGGGAATTTCTGGTGGGCAAAAGAAAAGAGTAACAACAG GGGAAATGATTGTTGGTCCAACCAAGACGCTATTCATGGATGAAATATCAACGGGTCTTGATAGTTCCACAACATACCAGATAGTGAAGTGTTTGCAGCAGGTTGTGCACTTAACTGaggccacaatcttgatgtcccTTCTCCAACCAGCTCCCGAGACTTTCGATTTGTTCGACGATATCATCCTCTTGTCCCAAGGCCAAATTGTTTATCAGGGTCCACGTGAGCATATTCTCGACTTCTTCGAGGCTTGTGGGTTCAAATGTCCTGAAAGAAAAGACACTGCTGACTTCTTACAAGAG GTTACTTCAAAGAAGGATCAAGAACAATACTGGGCAGATAGAAGCAAGCCATACAGATACATTACAGTGAGTGAGTTTGCAAACAGGTTCAAGCGCTTCCATGTTGGAATGCGGCTCGATAACGAGCTCTCCATTCCTTTTGACAAGTCGAAGGGACACATAGCAGCATTGGCTTTCCAAAAGTACTCGGTCCCCAAAATGGAACTTCTTAAGGCTTGTTGGGACAAAGAATGGCTATTGATCAAGAGGAATTCATTCATTTACGTGTTCAAGACGGTCCAAATTATCATCATGGCAGTTGTTGCGTCCACGGTGTTTCTGCAGACTGAATTGAACACTAGAAGCGAGCAAGATGGTGCAATCTATGTAGGTGCACTTCTATTTGCAATGATCATTAACATGTTTAATGGTTTCTCCGAACTCTCCGTGATGATCACTAGGCTTCCAGTGTTTTACAAGCAAAGGGACCTTTTATTCCATCCTGCTTGGACTTTCACTCTGCCAAGTTTCTTGCTCAAGGTCCCTATATCGGCTCTCGAATCTGTTGTTTGGATGGCTGTAACATATTACACCATGGGATTTGCACCAGAGGCCAGCAG ATTTTTCAAGCACTTTCTGTTGGTGTTTTTGATACAACAAATGGCATCTGGGCTCTTTAGGCTCATCGCCGGATTATGCAGAACAATGATCATAGCTAACACTGGCGGGGCACTCACGCTTCTCCTTGTGTTCTTGTTGGGGGGCTTCATGATTCCAAAAC GTGAAATTCCAAATTGGTGGGAATGGGCTTACTGGATTTCACCATTGACTTATAGTTTCAATGCCATTACTGTGAATGAAATGTTTGCGCCGAGGTGGATGAACAAACGG GCTTCTGACAATGTCACACAGTTGGGGGTACAAATTCTTAGGAACTTTGATGTCCCAAATGATGAAAACTGGTACTGGATTGGTGCGACTGCTCTTTTCGGGTTCGCAGTGCTCTTTAACGTACTCTTCACCTTTGCCCTCATGTACCTAAACC AAGAAATAGCAATGCAAAGAATGAGCAGTGGGACCAATCCCAACGGAATGAGCCGGAATGAGTCTTCACTTGATGCAGCCATCAGAGTTGCTCCCAAGAGAGGAATGGTTCTTCCTTTCACTCCTCTTGCAATGTCCTTCGACACCGTCAATTACTatgtcgatatgccactg GAAATGAAGGCACAAGGAATTGCCGAAGGCAGATTACAACTACTTCGAGGGGTAACTAGTGTGTTTAGGCCCGGAGTGTTGACTGCATTGATGGGAGTCAGTGGAGCCGGAAAGACAACATTGATGGATGTTTTAGCAGGAAGAAAAACCGGTGGATACATTGAGGGTGATATCAGAATATCCGGTTTCCCTAAGGTACAAGAGACCTTTGCCAGAATTTCTGGATACTGCGAACAAAATGATATTCACTCACCTCAAGTTACTGTCAAAGAATCTTTAATTTACTCGGCTTTCCTACGGCTACCGAAAGAAATCAGCAATGAGGAAAAGATG ATATTTGTGGATGAAGTTATCGAACTGGTCGAACTTGACAACCTTAAAGATGCTATAGTAGGGCTGCCAGGGGTCACCGGGTTGTCGACCGAACAAAGAAAGAGGTTGACAATTGCAGTAGAGCTTGTTGCTAATCCGTCAATCATTTTCATGGATGAACCAACATCCGGCCTAGATGCAAGGGCAGCAGCCATTGTCATGAGGACTGTCCGGAACACGGTGGATACCGGACGAACAGTTGTGTGCACTATTCATCAGCCTAGTATCGATATCTTCGAAGCCTTTGATGAATTACTACTATTGAAAATAGGAGGTCAGGTGATTTACTCCGGACCATTGGGCAAAAATTCTAGCAAGATCATTGAATATTTTGAG TCCATTCCTGGAATCCCCAGAATTAAAGACAAGTACAATCCAGCTACTTGGATGCTAGAAGTGAGCTCCCTAGCTGCTGAAGCTCGACTCGGAATCGACTTTGCCAAACACTATAAATCATCATCTTTATATCA GAGAAAGAAGGCCTTAGTAATGGAGTTAAAAACACCGCCCCCAGGAGCTAAAGAACTTTATTTCGCCTCTCAGTACTCACAACCCACATGGGGTCAATTCAGATCATGCTTTTGGAAACAATGGTGGACTTATTGGAGAAGTCCAGATTATAACCTTGTTAGATACTTCTTCACTTTAGTTGCGGCCCTCATGGTTGGCACTATATTCTGGCAGGTCGGCACTAAAAG GGATACGTCAAGTGATCTTACAATGATAATTGGGGCAATGTATGCCGCAGTCTTTTTTGTCGGCATTAACAACTGCTCAACGGTACAACCGATTGTAGCCACTGAAAGAACGGTGTTCTATCGTGAACGAGCAGCCGGGATGTACTCTGCATTACCATACGCCCTGGCACAG GTATTATGTGAAGTACCCTACATATTATTCCAAACAACATATTATACACTTATAGTGTATGCTATGGTGGGATTTCAATGGACAGCAGCAAAGTTCTTCGGGTTTTATTTCATCAGCTTCTTCTCCTTCCTTTACTTCACTTACTATGGAATGATGACCGTTTCGATCACACCCAACCATCAAATAGCAGCCATATTGGCTGCTGCGTTCTATGCAGTCTTTAATCTTTTCTCTGGCTTCTATATTCCaagaccg AGAATCCCCAAGTGGTGGATCTGGTATTACTGGATTTGCCCTATGGCATGGACCGTTTATGGACTCATAGTGTCTCAATATGGAGATATTGAAGCCACCATTAAAGCACCTGGCTTCGATCCAGACCCTTCTGTTAAATCATATATTAAAGATCAGTACGGCTATGATTCAGACTTCATAGGACCCGTTGCCGGAGTTTTGGTGGGGTTTGTAGTGTTCTTTGCCTTCATGTTTGCCTGCTGCATTAAGAAACTCAACTTCCAGACCAGATAA